Below is a window of Saccharomonospora viridis DSM 43017 DNA.
TACATCAACGAACACCTCGACGCCTTGGGGGACGCCACCACGCACGCGCACTACCCGGTGGGCTGGGCGTTGGCGATGAACACCCCGTACCAGTGGACCAAGCAGGTGGCCTCGCACTTCGGTGGCACCCGGGACGGGATGGTGGTGCACTGGCCACGCGGGATACGACAGAAGGGCGGCATCCGACACCAGTTCCACCACGTGATCGACGTGATGCCGACCGTGCTGGAGGCCGCGGGTATCCCGCATCCGACCGAGGTGGACGGTGTGGCGCAGAAACCCATCGAGGGCACCAGCATGCTCTACACCTTCAACGGCCCCGACGAACCGGACCGCCACCGGGTGCAGTACTTCGAGATGGTCGGCAACCGGGGCATCTACCACGACGGTTGGATGGCGGTGACCCGGCACGGCACGCCGTGGGAGATGGTGCAGGACGGTCAGCCCCGCCGTTTCGACGAGGACGTGTGGGAGTTGTACGACACCAACACGGACTGGACCCAAGCCCACGACCTCGCGGACACCTACCCCGACAAACTGGCCGAATTGCAGCAGCTGTTCCTCATCGAGGCCGCGAAGTACAACGTGTTCCCGATGGACGACCGGATGACCGAACGGGAGAACCCTCGGGAGGCCGGTCGGCTGGACCTCATGGGGGAACGAAGGTCGATCACCTTCCATGCGAACGCGAAGCGGCTGACCGAGGAGACCGCGCCCAACGTCAAGAACCGCTCACACACCATCACCGCGGAAGTCGAGATCCCCGACGGCGGCGCGGAAGGGGTCCTCGTCGCCCAGGGCGGTCGATTCGGCGGCTGGTCGGTGTATTTCCACGAGGGCAGGTTCTGCTACGCCTACAACTACTTCGGACTTAAGGTGCACACCGCGCGCAGCCACGAACCCCTGCCCGCCGGAAGACACGAGGTGCGGATGGAGTTCGCCTACGCCGGTGGCGGGGTCGGCAAGGGCGGCGCCGTCACGCTGCGGGTGAACGGCTCCGAGGTCGGAGGGATCATGGTCCCGGCGACCATCCCGTACTACTTCGCCTTCGACGAGACCTTCGACATCGGCGTGGACCGGGCCTCCCCGGTCACCGACGACTACCCGGTCGTCGACAACCGGTTCACCGGCCGGTTGCACTGGCTTCGTGTCGATCTGGGCGACGACCTGTACGACGACGCCAGTGCCGAACGCGAACGCGCACGTTTCCGGGCCGTGCATGACTGAGGTGAGGCGAAACTGCTGCGCGCCGTCGGCCGGACGGCCCAACAGCGCCCCGTCCACATCCGGCGCCGACGGAAGCACCGAGGGGATGGTGCTGCTGCCCGGCGGCGAGTTCTCGATGGGCAGTGAGGACCCGCTGGCCTACCCGGAGGACGGCGAGGGCCCTGTGCGGACGGTGCGGCTGGACCCGTTCTGGATCAGTCGCACCGCCGTGTCCAACCGGGACTTCGCCGAGTTCGTCGACGCCACCGGTTACCGCACGGAGGCCGAACGGTGGGGCTGGTCGTTCGTCTTCGCCGGGTTGCTCCCGGACGACTTCCCGCCCACGCGCGGTGTCGCGACGGCACCGTGGTGGCGTCAGGTCGAGGGTGCCGATTGGCGGCACCCCGAAGGACCTCACTCCACTGTGGATGGTCGAGAGGATCATCCGGTGGTCCACGTGTCGTGGTCCGACGCGCAGGAGTATTGCGCCTGGGCCGGACTGCGGCTTCCGACCGAGGCCGAATGGGAATACGCCGCACGGGGCGGGTTGAGCGGGAACCCGTTCCCGTGGGGCGCCGAGCTGGAACCGGGCGGGGAACACCGGATGAACGTCTGGCAGGGGGTCTTTCCCCGGCACAACAGCCGCGCCGACGGTTGGTACGGCACCTGTCCGGTCACCGAGTTCCCGCCCAACGGGTTCGGCCTGCACAACATGACCGGCAACGTGTGGGAATGGTGCGCCGACTGGTTCCACCCCACGTTCCACACCCTGGACCGGCGGACGAATCCCCGGGGACCGGAACAGGGCACGCACCGCAGTGCCCGTGGCGGTTCCTATCTCTGCCACGAGTCCTACTGCCGTCGCTACCGGGTTTCCGCCCGGCAGGGTCTCACGCCGGACACCACCACCGGCAACGTCGGGTTCCGATGCGTCCGCGACGCAGCACCGTGAGTGTGGACCCCGTGCGGTCGTACGCGGTCGAGGTGTCGTTCCGCCCGGTTCCGGGCGGAACGACGGGGCTCAGGAGGTCAGGGCCACCGCGACCACACCGACGCCGAGGCAGACGCACAGCGCCGTGCTCAACGCCGCCGCCCCGGGGATACGCAGCAGGATGCCGCTCACCGGGCGGCTGCGTGTGCTGTGGTAACGCCGGTGCGCGGCCCAGGCCAGGACCACGGCGACGGCCAAGGTGACGACCCCGAACAGGACGGAGAAGACCGTGGCGTTCCGGCACAGCAACGCCCCGTTGACCCCGATCGCGAGTGCGGTGCGTTGCCAGGCCAGGAAGGTCCTCTCCGGTTGCAGACCCGGGTCGGCCACCCGCTCCGGCGTCATGACAGCGCCACCAACAGCACCGCCACCAGCGACGCGCAGGCGACGACGACCGCCGACGTCGCCATCACCCGCGACCTCGGCAACGGTGCCCCCTTCCGCATCGCCCGCTGGTTCGCCGCCCACCGTCGGTAGGCGGCCACCGACAGCACACAACCGAGCGTGCCGAGCACGACCGCGCAGATCTGCCGAACCGGCATACTCGCGACGTCGGGCAACAACTGGACCACCGCGAGTGCACCGGCATCGAGCGCGAGGGCCGTCCGTAGATAGGCGAGGAACGTACGCTCATTGGCCAACGAGAACCGATAATCGGGTTCCTCGTCACGCTCGACGGCGGAGACTTCCACACGTTCCATGTTCATTCCCGACCCGTGAAAAAAGCCGATTCCACACTCGTCCGCCCACAACCTTCAACGTATTGCGTTCATCACATTTTTCCATATGGAAAGACAGCGGACGCCGATCACGTAGGCAACGCCTTCTCGAAGCCCATCCGAACAGCACGAACGCCTCACGTAATCAAAACCATGAAAATGATGTTAACCTCGGTTATATCGAAGAGTCAATCTGCACCCCGCCGCTTTCCATGAAGAGCAATCCCCCGGAACACGTCCCGGAATACGACCCCCGAGAATATCCCGGATCCCAATTCGTGAAAAAGAGCTCGTGACGACGCGCCCCGACCGGGGCCGGACAGGCGACCGGACCCCACGCACCCCCCTCGAGCCCCGGCAACACCGCCGATATGGATGGCGGTCGTGAACAACGAACGGGGCGATTCCACGCAGGTTCTCGGGTCGCGATTCCGCCCGCGCCGCCGTACGAGCACGGGGCTTCACGGCTCGGAGCAGGACTTCTCAGACAACCCACCCGCCGCCGGGGCACCTCGCACCACCACACCGACCGACGGCCCGGTTATGCGTGATGCACAGAAGGCCACGGGAAATTCGTCCCTCGCGGACATAGGAAGCCCCCCACCCGGCACGTAATGTCGAAACCACCGTTGATGTGACCGCCGACACAGCGATGTGAGGTGGGGTGGCGTGGAACTGCGCTATTTACCGTGGAATCGGACAAGCCCTCTGCGCCGACGTTGGGAACACGTCGGTCTCCGCGACGACCGTGTCGAACTCACCTACCAGCAATTCGACGCCCGGGTCGAGGCGTTCTCCGAACAACTCGGCGAACACGGATTCGGTCGAGGCCAGGTACTGGCGGTCCTGTTGCCGAACCGGGTCGAACTGCTCATCGCCGTGTTCGCCGCCTGGCGACTGGGCGGGGCGGTCACCCCGGTCAATCCCGCTTTCACCGAGGACGAGGCGGCATATCAGATCAACGACGCCGAAGCGGCGCTCGTCGTCAACCTCGGTCCGGACGCCCCCACCGGAGGCAGGCCGGCCATCCACGTCGATCGGATGCGGACCGTCCGCCGGAACGAGCCCCGGCCGCCCGTGGAACTCGACGGCGAGGACCTCGCCCTGCTGATCTACACGAGCGGTTCCACCGGTCGTCCCAAAGGCGTGATGCTCGACCACCGTCACGCGGAGGCCATGTCCGAGACGATGGCGCAACACCTCGAACTGACCGCCGCCGACCACTGCCTGTTGATCCTGCCCCTCTTCCACGTCAACGCGATCATGGTCAGCGTCCTGGCTCCGCTGCGCCGTGGCGGGCAGGTCAGCATAGTCGGCAAGTTCTCCGCGAGCCGTTTCTTCGAGCAGGTCCGACGACTGCGACCGACGTACTTCTCGGCCGTGCCCGCCATCTACGCCATGCTCGCCGCCTTGCCCGACACCGTCCACGTCGACACCTCCTCGCTGCGCTTCGTCATCTGCGGGGCCGCACCGGCCTCCCGCGAACTGCTGACCCGCGTGCACGAGCGATTCGGTTTCGAGGTCGTCGAAGGCTACGGACTCACCGAGGCCACCTGTGCCTCCGCCTGCAATCCGGTGAACGGGGTCCGCAAGATCGGCACCGTCGGCCCCGCACTGCCGGGACAACAGATCCGGATCATGGGCCCCGACGGTTCGTCCCTGCCGCCCGGCGAGGACGGTGAGGTCGTCATCTCCGGACCGACGGTGATGCGCGGCTATCTGAACAGGCCGGAGGAAACCGCCGAGACCATCGTCGACGGCTGGTTGCACACCGGCGATGTCGGCCGTCTCGACGAAGACGGCTATCTCACCATCGTGGACCGGATCAAGGACATGATCATCCGCGGTGGGGAGAACATCTATCCCAAGGAGATCGAGACCGTTCTGACCGCCGTGGACGGCGTGCTCGAAGCCGCCGTCGTCGGTCGCGCCCACGGGATATACGGCGAAGTCCCGGTCGCCTACGTGAGCGTCTACCCCGGTTCCGACCTCACCGAGGAGAAACTCATCCACCACTGTCGGCGTCATCTCACGAAAGTGAAGGTGCCCGAACACGTGGAGCTCGTCGACGCTTTGCCGAAAAACCCCGTCGGAAAAATCGACAAGCCCGCTCTCCGTCGCATTCTCAACGCTCGATCAGTCTGACACCGACACGACACGATTTCGCCCCCTTCCTTTCCCCTTCGGAAGACGCCGCCCTGTTGAAGGAGAGCACCATGGGTTTCAAGACTCCGGACATGCCTCCGGTGAAACCGGAGGAATTCGAATCCACACCGGTCATGGAAAGAATCCGGACACTGGCGACGCATTGGGCGGAATACGGCTTCGGCGGACCGAAGCAAATGCATTTGCTCTATCTGGTGAAGACCGTTCTGTTCGTGGTCGGCGGCTGGCTCGTCGTCGGTTCGACCACTCCGGGGATCAGTCTGTTCGACCTCGGCGGCTGGTGGGGCGAGCTCATCGTCTATCAGAAGCTCATGGTGTGGACGGTGCTGTGGGAGATCACCGGACACGCCGCGTCCTGGGGTCCACTGGCCTTCAAATTCGGCCCCATGCTCGGCGGCTGGCGGTACTGGGCCAGAGTCGGCACCCTCCGGCTTCCGCCCTACCCGGACAAGGTTCCCGGAACCCTCGGCGACCACCGCACCGTCTTCGACGTCGGCCTCTACCTGCTGATCCTGGCCACCCTGCTGTTCCTGCTGCTCACCCCCGGCAGCCACGGCGGAGCCGCCTACAGCGAGGCCGGTCTCCTCCCGGGTTGGGCGCTGCTCACCTACGTCGCGCTCATCCTGATCATGGGGTTCCGCGACCGGGTCGTGTTCCTGGCCTCACGACCCGAACAGTACGCCGTGTGCCTGCTGGCCTTCGGTGTCCTGACGGACCACGTCGACATGGTGCTCGTCGCCAAGATCGCCATGGTCACCATCTGGTTGGGCGCCGGTGTCTCCAAGTTCGGGCGCCACTTCAGCCTCGTCGTCCAGGCGATGCTGAGCAACACCCCCTGGCTGACATCCCGGCGGTTCAAACGATCGCTCTACAGGAACGCACCGAACGACCTGCGTCCGTCGAAGATGGCGTTCGCGTGGGCACATCTGGGTGGCACGGTCGTGGAGTTGGTCCTGCCGTTGGTGCTGCTGTTCTCGGTGAACGAGACCCTGACCTGGCTGGCGATCGCCGGCATGATGCTGTTCCACCTCTTCATCTACTCGACGTATCCGCTGGCCGTCCCCCTCGAGTGGAACATCTTCTTCATATTCGTCACGCCGTTTCTGTTCGGTGGTTTCTTCGCGGACGACGGGTACGGCATGTCCGACTTCAGCAGTCCCTGGATTCCCGCCGCCGCGCTGGTGCTCTACCTGACGGGTCCGATTCTGGGGAACCTGAAGCCCGAGTGGGTGTCTTTTCTGGTCTCCCTGCGGCAGTATTCCGGAAACTGGGCATCAGGGACGATGGCGTTCCGGATGAACGACGCGGAGGACAAGCTCGATAAGGGATTGGTCAAGAGTTTGCAGACCCAGCGACAGCAACTGCTCGCCCTCTACGGCTCCGACGTGGCGGAGATCTTCCTCCAGAAGTGCGTGGCCTTCCGCAGCATGCACAGCCACGGCCGGATGCACCTGTCGCTGCTGCAACGACACCTCGACGCGCTCGAGAACTACCGTCTGCGCGAAGGCGAGGTGGTCTGCACCGTGCTCGTCGGCTGGCAATCCGGTGACGGGCACCTGTTCGACGAACGCACGATCGCGATGGTGCAGAAACGCTGCAACTTCGAGCCCGGAGAATTCGTGATGGCGTGGACCGAATCGCAGCCGATACACAAGAAGACCGTGCAGTACAAGGTCGTCGACGCCGCCCTCGGTGTCGTCGAGCGCGGCTACTACCACGTCCGGGACGCGGTGGCCGAACAGCCGTGGCTCCCGAACGGACCGATTCCGCACCGGGTGACCTGGCGGCTGCCCGGCTATGAGCCGGCCGGGAACCTCCCCCACCCGGCGCCGAGGTCCGCGGACTCCACCCGATCCGACCGTTCGGACGACCGGCCCGACGACAAGGTCGGTTCATGACGAAGGCTGTGGTGGTCGGCAGCGGTCCCAACGGGCTCGCTGCCGCCGTTACCCTGGCCGCTGCGGGTGTGGACGTGGAGGTGCTCGAGGCCGCACCGGAACCGGGAGGCGGTACCCGCACCGGTGAGCTCACCCTGCCGGGCCTGTTGCACGACGAGTGTTCGGGCTTCCATCCCCTCGCCGTGGACACACCGTTCTCCCGCCGGTTCGACCTCTTTCGGCACGGTCTTCGTTGGCGATGGCCCGAGGTGCAGTACTCCCATCCCTTGGACGACGGCCGTGGGGCGGCGGCCTTCCGTTCGGTGGAACAGACCGCGACCGGTCTCGGTGTCGACGGCCGCGCCTGGCGGCAGGTCTTCGGGTGGCTGGCCGACCGATTCGACGACATCACCGAGGATTTCCTCCGGCCGATGCTCCACGTGCCCGCCCACCCGCTGAAACTGGCCCGGTTCGGGACACTGGCCCTGTTGCCGGCGGCGGTTTTGGCCAAACGCTGGTCGACGCCGGAGGCCCGGGCACTGTTCGCCGGAGCCGCCGCCCACGCGTTGCGTCCGTTCGGCTCCCCGGTCTCCTCCGCGATCGGCGTCGCACTCGGCACGGCGGCCCACCGCTACGGCTGGCCCGTGGCCGAGGGCGGCTCGGCGGCGATCACGCGGGCGTGCGTCGGGCTGCTCACGGAACACGGGGGCACCGTGACGACCGGGGTCACCGTGACGTCACTCGACGAGCTCGACTCCCCGGACATCGTCATGCTCGACGTGGCTCCGGCCGCGGCGGCCCGGCTCGTCGGCGACCGCCTGCCGTCACACGTGTCCCGTGCGCTGACCCGATATCGCCACGGACCCGGCGTGTTCAAGGTCGATTTCGCGGTGCAGGACGGGATTCCCTGGCGGCACGAGGACTCCCGTCGCGCCGGCACGGTCCATGTGGGCGGTTCCTTCGAGGAGATCGCGACGGCGGAACGCGAGGTCCACCGCGGCCGCATGCCGGAACGGCCGTTCGTCCTGGTGGGACAGCAGTACGTCGCCGACCCCTCGCGCACGACCGGCGACATCGTGCCCGTCTACGCCTATGCGCACGTGCCGAACGGCTGGACCGGCGATGCCACCCGGGTGATCGAGGAGCAGATCGAGAGGTTCGCCCCCGGCTTCCGGGACCGCATCCTCGCCCGGCACGTCCGATCCGCGCGGCAGCTGGAGGAACACAACCCCAACTACGTCGGGGGCGACGTGGTGACCGGCGCCAACGATGCCTGGCAGTTGGTCTTCCGCCCCCGATTCGCGCCCGATCCCTACCACCTCGGCGTGCCCGGGGTGTACCTGTGCTCGGCGAGCACCCCACCCGGGGCCGGCGCACACGGCATGTGTGGCTACAACGCGGCGCGCTCAGCGTTGCGGAGACTGCGGGAAAGGAGTGTCGACCGACCGTGACAGCACGCCTGAAACGACGTTTGGTCTCGAACGACACCCCGAAGGCCGCGGAGATCCGGGCCCTCGTGGTCTGCGTCGCCGAACGTCTCCAGGCGCGACACACCGAACTCAACGACAGCATGAACGCCGCGATCGAAGGCGCCATCGCGGACCTGGCCAACCCCGAACTGACCGAGATGTTGCACGCCAGCGTCGAGGGCAACATCACCACGATCCTGCACATGCTGCGCAACGACATCCCGATCGAACACCTCCAGCCGGCGACCGCGGCGACGGAGTACGCCATCCGACTGGCCCGCGCGGGTGTGTCCGCGGCCCCGCTGCGGCGGGCGTACCACATCGGTTCGGACGACCTGCTCGCCGAGATCTTCCACGAGATCCAGCTGTTGGACTGCCCGTCGGAACTCAAACTGCGCCTACTGCACCATCTGGCCGGGTGGCTGCACCACTACGTCGACTGGATCACCCGGGTGGTGCTCGACGCCCATGAGGCGGAACGACAGACGTTGCTGAAGCAGCACGCCACCGACATCTTCCGGCTCGTGCACCGGGTGCTCGACCGGGAGCCGGTCGAATACGACCAGTTCGCCCGCACCGCGGGTTACCGCCTCAACCATCCGCACGTGGCCACGGTGCTTTGGGACGAACGAACGCTGCAGGCCGCCGACCAGATCGAGGTCCTCCGGTCGTTGGCGACTCGACTCGCCCGTGTGCTGGGAAGTTCGAGTGATCCTTTGTTCATGCCGGTCGACCGCAGCACCGCCTGGGTGTGGTGCCACATCCCGGATGCGACCTCGCCGATCGACACGGCCCGGGTGCACGAGGTGTTGGCGGACGCCCCGGCCGTGCGGGCCGCGATGGGCACCCCCGTGTTCGGGATCGAGGGGTTTCGCCGAACCCTGGAACAGGCCAACGCCGTCCGCACCGTCGCCAGCGCCAGTGGCGCCCCGCATGCGAAGGTGATGTCCTACGGCGACGACGGTATGGCCGTCGTCGCGATGCTGGTCCGAGACCTTCCGGCCAGTCGGCGGTGGGTCGCCGACACCCTCGGCGCGCTGGCCCTCGACACCGAGCCCGCGGCCCGGCTGCGGGAGACCCTGCTGACCTTCCTCCGCACCGGCAGTTACGTCGAAACCTCCAAGAAGCTCATGTTGCATCGCAACACCGTGAAGTACCGGCTGACCAAGGCGAAGCGGGAACGAGGCCGCCCACTGACCGAGGGCCGGCTCGATCTCGAACTCGCCCCACACCTGTGTCACGTGCTCGGTCCGGCGGTACTGCAACAACCACGGAGGGCGGCGGAACCCGAATCACCGAACTGATCCGACCGGCCACGACGAACCGCGCTCCCGGGCCGTGTCACCGCCCCGACCCGGCTTCCCGAGGTGGTTTCCGGAGTGGTCGTTCCCCGATCCTTGGGTCGTCTCGAAGTGACGGTCGGTGGCACTGCGACAAACTGCTCGCCCACGGACCGGGCCTTACATCGCTCGGTCTGGCCCGATTCTCTAGTCGGCTTCCCCGAGGTTCAGCGCCTCCTGCAACACCGCCCGCAACGCCGGACTGCGATCGTCACGGCGCCAGGCCATCCGCAGGTCCACGTCACGTGGGGAGTCCTCCACGGGCACGAACACCACGTGCGGGTCGGTGGCGTTGCGCGCCACCGACGCGAGGGTGAGATGACAACCGACCTCCGCACCGACCAGCGCCAACGCGGTCTGGGTGTCCGGGACGATCTGCACCACCTCGGCGGCGAAACCGTGCTTCCGGGCCAACCGCTGCAGCCGGTCGTTGAGCACGGCCCCCTCGTGTGGGGGCAGCGATACGAATCCCTCACCGGCGAGTTGGGCGATCGACAGCCGCTTCGCCTCGGCCAGCCGATGCGTGTCCGGCAGCGCGACCACGAGTGAATCGCGCATCACCACCTCGGTGTGCACCTCGGCGGGGATCACGTCCCACCGGCCCAGGGCGATGTCGGTATCGCCGTGCAACAGCTTCCTCAACGCCGGTTGGGCGAAGTTCTGGCTGGACAGCTCCAGTTGGATGCCCGGCCTCCGATGCCGCACCACCCTGGCGAGTCGGGCGATCAGGCGATGGGTGGACAGTCCCGCGAAGGCGATGCGGACCAAACCGATCTCGCCGTCGTCCGCGGCGCGCACCGCGGCCTCGGCCCGGCGTACCGCCTCCAGCACCTCCATGGCCGGTCCGAGCAGGGCCTGGCCGCTGGCGGTGAGTCGGACCGAGCGGGTGTTGCGTTCGAACAGCCGAGTACCCAGTTCCCCCTCCAGTCGCCTGATGATGCGGCTCAACGGTGGTTGAGCCATGCGTAGCCGCTCAGCGGCGCGTCCGAAGTGGAGTTCCTCAGCCACCGCGAGAAAAGCCCGCAGTTGTCCGACTTCCATGCCGACCGCCTCGTCCACCTTTGCCGACGAAGTATCACAGAAGGACCGATTAGGTATTGGACCGGTCTTAATGGGTGCGCGAAAGTGTAGGCATGGACACCCAGGCCCGCGAAGTCCCGGACGACGTCTTCGCCGACATACTCGCCCAGATCACCGACTTCGTACGCACTCGCGTCATGCCCCGCGAAACCGAGATCATGGACACCGACGCGATCCCGGAGGATCTCCGAGCGCAGGCGGCGGAAATGGGCCTGTTCGGCTACGCCATCCCGCAACGGTGGGGTGGACTCGGCCTCGACCTCGTCCAGGACGTCGAGGTCGCCATGGAGCTAGGGTACACCTCGTTGGCGCTGCGGTCGATGTTCGGCACGAACAACGGCATCGCCGGACAGGTACTGGTGGGATTCGGCACCGACGAGCAGAAGCGACGGTGGCTACCGCGCATCGCCTCGGGCGAGGTCGTCGCCTCGTTCGCACTCACCGAACCCGGCGCCGGCTCCAACCCCGCGGGTCTGCGCACCACCGCGACCGCCGACGGAGAAGGCTGGGTCATCGACGGCACCAAACAGTTCATCACCAACGCCACCGAGGCCGGACTGTTCGTGGTCTTCGCCCGTATGCGACCCGCGCCGGATCCCGGCAACGACATCGCGGTCTTTCTGGTACCCGGCGACGCGCCGGGCGTCCAGGTGGGGGCCCACGACACCAAGATGGGGCAGGAGGGTTCCCGCACCGCCGAGGTCACCTTCTCGCGAGTGCGCGTGGGGCCGGAGGCACTGGTCGGCGCCGACGGTGGGATCGGCTACCGCGCGGCGATGACGTCATTGGCCCGGGGCCGGATCCACATCGCCGGGCTCGCCGTCGGCTGTGCGCAGCGGGCGCTCGACGAATCCGTCTCCTACGCCGCCTCGGCGACCCAGGGCGGCACGGTGATCGGCGATTTCCAACTCGTGCAGGCCATGCTCGCCGATCAGCAGACCGGTGTCCTCGCCGGTCGTGCCCTGGTCCGCGACGCCGCCCGCAAGTACGTCAGTGGCGAGGACCGGCGTATCGCGCCCTCGGCAGCGAAGCTCTTCTGCACCGAGATGGCGGGTAAGGCGGCCGATCTCGCCGTCCAGGTGCACGGTGGCGCCGGTTACATGCGTGGGGTTCCCGTGGAGCGCCTCTACCGCGACGTCCGCCTGTTGCGTCTGTACGAGGGCACCAGCGAGATCCAGCGTCTGATCATCGGTGGTGGCTTGGTGCGCGCGAAGAAGAAGGAGAGGACGAAGGCCTGACCCGTGGCGCAGGTGTTCGACGAGCGGCCGACTCCACCGAGTGCTCCCTCGCATGATCCGATCCGGGCGAGTATCGAGTCCGGAGTGGACCCCGAGGACGTCGACGTTCTCTTCGACATGACCACGGCCGGGAAACGGACCACCGGTGCCGAGGAAGGGCCACCCTGACATCCGGCGGAGCAACATGCGGGCTCGGTGTCGCGGTTCAGCGAATTCGCACGACGGTGGCCGGTCTGTCGGCTACCGCCGAACGAGCACGGTGCTCGATACTGAGTCCCATGGCCATGCCTGAGCTGGACGATCACCCCGCCGACCCCACGGCGTTCGCCGCCGACCAGGCGACACTGTTCGCAGGCCACAACCTGCACGTCGGTTCCTCCCGGATCGCGCACGCGGT
It encodes the following:
- a CDS encoding arylsulfatase, producing MRNPALDRTRLPLPESFPPPATSLDVRDQDPAYEPMRPIQAPKDAPNVVIVLIDDMGFGAPSAFGGPCRMPTADRLADAGLRYSRFHVTAICSPTRQSLLTGRNHHSVGMGVTTEMASAAPGYNGIRPRSAATLAQVLRGNGYNTAAFGKWHQTPARDVSAAGPFDRWPTGEGFEKFYGFLCAEMNHWYPVLFDGTKPIEPSRKPEDGYHLSEDLVDQAIDWVRDQRTLKPDHPFFVYLSFGATHAPYHVPREYRDRYKGKFDHGWDVQREITLRRQKELGVVPKDAELAPWAEGVPHWDELSEPERKAAAALMELYAGFAEHTDDQVGRFVDALEELGELDNTLFIYILGDNGASAEGGLGGTLNEHRYASGIPDSAEYINEHLDALGDATTHAHYPVGWALAMNTPYQWTKQVASHFGGTRDGMVVHWPRGIRQKGGIRHQFHHVIDVMPTVLEAAGIPHPTEVDGVAQKPIEGTSMLYTFNGPDEPDRHRVQYFEMVGNRGIYHDGWMAVTRHGTPWEMVQDGQPRRFDEDVWELYDTNTDWTQAHDLADTYPDKLAELQQLFLIEAAKYNVFPMDDRMTERENPREAGRLDLMGERRSITFHANAKRLTEETAPNVKNRSHTITAEVEIPDGGAEGVLVAQGGRFGGWSVYFHEGRFCYAYNYFGLKVHTARSHEPLPAGRHEVRMEFAYAGGGVGKGGAVTLRVNGSEVGGIMVPATIPYYFAFDETFDIGVDRASPVTDDYPVVDNRFTGRLHWLRVDLGDDLYDDASAERERARFRAVHD
- a CDS encoding formylglycine-generating enzyme family protein; its protein translation is MTEVRRNCCAPSAGRPNSAPSTSGADGSTEGMVLLPGGEFSMGSEDPLAYPEDGEGPVRTVRLDPFWISRTAVSNRDFAEFVDATGYRTEAERWGWSFVFAGLLPDDFPPTRGVATAPWWRQVEGADWRHPEGPHSTVDGREDHPVVHVSWSDAQEYCAWAGLRLPTEAEWEYAARGGLSGNPFPWGAELEPGGEHRMNVWQGVFPRHNSRADGWYGTCPVTEFPPNGFGLHNMTGNVWEWCADWFHPTFHTLDRRTNPRGPEQGTHRSARGGSYLCHESYCRRYRVSARQGLTPDTTTGNVGFRCVRDAAP
- a CDS encoding DUF202 domain-containing protein, which encodes MTPERVADPGLQPERTFLAWQRTALAIGVNGALLCRNATVFSVLFGVVTLAVAVVLAWAAHRRYHSTRSRPVSGILLRIPGAAALSTALCVCLGVGVVAVALTS
- a CDS encoding YidH family protein, which gives rise to MERVEVSAVERDEEPDYRFSLANERTFLAYLRTALALDAGALAVVQLLPDVASMPVRQICAVVLGTLGCVLSVAAYRRWAANQRAMRKGAPLPRSRVMATSAVVVACASLVAVLLVALS
- a CDS encoding class I adenylate-forming enzyme family protein produces the protein MELRYLPWNRTSPLRRRWEHVGLRDDRVELTYQQFDARVEAFSEQLGEHGFGRGQVLAVLLPNRVELLIAVFAAWRLGGAVTPVNPAFTEDEAAYQINDAEAALVVNLGPDAPTGGRPAIHVDRMRTVRRNEPRPPVELDGEDLALLIYTSGSTGRPKGVMLDHRHAEAMSETMAQHLELTAADHCLLILPLFHVNAIMVSVLAPLRRGGQVSIVGKFSASRFFEQVRRLRPTYFSAVPAIYAMLAALPDTVHVDTSSLRFVICGAAPASRELLTRVHERFGFEVVEGYGLTEATCASACNPVNGVRKIGTVGPALPGQQIRIMGPDGSSLPPGEDGEVVISGPTVMRGYLNRPEETAETIVDGWLHTGDVGRLDEDGYLTIVDRIKDMIIRGGENIYPKEIETVLTAVDGVLEAAVVGRAHGIYGEVPVAYVSVYPGSDLTEEKLIHHCRRHLTKVKVPEHVELVDALPKNPVGKIDKPALRRILNARSV
- a CDS encoding DUF3556 domain-containing protein, with product MGFKTPDMPPVKPEEFESTPVMERIRTLATHWAEYGFGGPKQMHLLYLVKTVLFVVGGWLVVGSTTPGISLFDLGGWWGELIVYQKLMVWTVLWEITGHAASWGPLAFKFGPMLGGWRYWARVGTLRLPPYPDKVPGTLGDHRTVFDVGLYLLILATLLFLLLTPGSHGGAAYSEAGLLPGWALLTYVALILIMGFRDRVVFLASRPEQYAVCLLAFGVLTDHVDMVLVAKIAMVTIWLGAGVSKFGRHFSLVVQAMLSNTPWLTSRRFKRSLYRNAPNDLRPSKMAFAWAHLGGTVVELVLPLVLLFSVNETLTWLAIAGMMLFHLFIYSTYPLAVPLEWNIFFIFVTPFLFGGFFADDGYGMSDFSSPWIPAAALVLYLTGPILGNLKPEWVSFLVSLRQYSGNWASGTMAFRMNDAEDKLDKGLVKSLQTQRQQLLALYGSDVAEIFLQKCVAFRSMHSHGRMHLSLLQRHLDALENYRLREGEVVCTVLVGWQSGDGHLFDERTIAMVQKRCNFEPGEFVMAWTESQPIHKKTVQYKVVDAALGVVERGYYHVRDAVAEQPWLPNGPIPHRVTWRLPGYEPAGNLPHPAPRSADSTRSDRSDDRPDDKVGS
- a CDS encoding phytoene desaturase family protein gives rise to the protein MTKAVVVGSGPNGLAAAVTLAAAGVDVEVLEAAPEPGGGTRTGELTLPGLLHDECSGFHPLAVDTPFSRRFDLFRHGLRWRWPEVQYSHPLDDGRGAAAFRSVEQTATGLGVDGRAWRQVFGWLADRFDDITEDFLRPMLHVPAHPLKLARFGTLALLPAAVLAKRWSTPEARALFAGAAAHALRPFGSPVSSAIGVALGTAAHRYGWPVAEGGSAAITRACVGLLTEHGGTVTTGVTVTSLDELDSPDIVMLDVAPAAAARLVGDRLPSHVSRALTRYRHGPGVFKVDFAVQDGIPWRHEDSRRAGTVHVGGSFEEIATAEREVHRGRMPERPFVLVGQQYVADPSRTTGDIVPVYAYAHVPNGWTGDATRVIEEQIERFAPGFRDRILARHVRSARQLEEHNPNYVGGDVVTGANDAWQLVFRPRFAPDPYHLGVPGVYLCSASTPPGAGAHGMCGYNAARSALRRLRERSVDRP